In a genomic window of Leisingera caerulea DSM 24564:
- a CDS encoding type 2 periplasmic-binding domain-containing protein, protein MADPRGGLIGKMRAADPIKPIDTARLKAWDELLPALAQLPEVSSEGQVWMLPFDRGRTGLVCWIDLVEGNIDLKTLADPAPAPVMPGRPS, encoded by the coding sequence GTGGCGGACCCCCGCGGCGGGCTGATCGGCAAGATGCGGGCCGCGGACCCGATCAAGCCGATCGACACCGCGCGGCTAAAAGCCTGGGATGAACTGCTCCCTGCGCTCGCGCAGCTGCCGGAAGTGTCGTCGGAAGGCCAAGTCTGGATGCTGCCGTTTGATCGGGGCCGCACCGGCCTCGTCTGCTGGATCGATCTCGTCGAAGGCAATATCGACCTGAAGACGCTGGCGGACCCCGCGCCCGCACCTGTAATGCCTGGCCGGCCGAGCTGA
- a CDS encoding agmatine deiminase family protein: protein MLDRSRRRQYRPEDAGGPRARTCNAWPAELSCRSNPGCIRADYAGVMRAVAEFELVTVIADPSDASGARAALEGCGNIEILEIPINDAWLRDSGRIG, encoded by the coding sequence CTGCTGGATCGATCTCGTCGAAGGCAATATCGACCTGAAGACGCTGGCGGACCCCGCGCCCGCACCTGTAATGCCTGGCCGGCCGAGCTGAGCTGCCGCAGCAATCCGGGCTGCATACGGGCGGATTATGCCGGTGTGATGCGCGCAGTGGCAGAGTTCGAGCTGGTGACCGTGATTGCTGATCCCAGCGACGCTTCCGGAGCGCGCGCGGCACTCGAGGGCTGCGGCAACATTGAGATTCTGGAAATCCCGATCAACGATGCCTGGCTGCGCGACAGCGGCCGGATTGGATAG